A stretch of Mya arenaria isolate MELC-2E11 chromosome 14, ASM2691426v1 DNA encodes these proteins:
- the LOC128217863 gene encoding E3 ubiquitin-protein ligase TRIM33-like, with translation MDAISGKMAPMGTGSVSDHTFCQPCANDDKTIPSDVFCTVCKEFLCCNCARVHRNMKFTKSHPLQDKSTMPSSLQPESENKHFTETCQRHAEELIKYFCPNHETLLCGDCLAEKEHSSCTIERISQVAKRYKEGPKYNGLKAGLVQVVNDIFNLSDNIQASMQYIDEESFTNINALRKFRNDINQYLDKREQELLEEIEQKKQKSQSLLSELKSNCQDIQAATEKLKAELQAKEVNSNQLFISGTRANKELVGFQSALKDIRGKNSVSYFKFTRDPTTEQLLASCTAIGRVDQVASDLADQQTKHQVSDYFKF, from the exons ATGGATGCAATCTCAGGGAAAATGGCACCCATGGGAACAGGATCGGTCTCTGACCATACTTTCTGCCAGCCATGCGCGAACGATGACAAGACCATCCCTTCTGATGTCTTCTGTACCGTCTGCAAGGAGTTCCTGTGTTGCAACTGTGCCCGAGTACACAGGAACATGAAGTTTACCAAAAGCCACCCTCTTCAGGACAAGAGTACCATGCCTTCTTCACTCCAACCAGAGAGTGAGAATAAGcattttacggaaacatgtcaACGCCATGCCGAAGAGCTCATAAAATACTTTTGTCCGAATCACGAGACACTTCTGTGTGGAGACTGCTTGGCTGAGAAAGAACACAGCTCATGCACTATTGAAAGGATTTCTCAAGTGGCAAAGCGGTACAAGGAGGGCCCAAAATACAACGGTCTGAAGGCAGGACTTGTCCAGGTGGTCAATGACATCTTCAACCTTTCAGACAACATACAAGCGAGCATGCAATATATTGATGAAGAGAGctttacaaatatcaatgcACTTCGAAAGTTCAGGAATGATATCAACCAATACCTGGATAAGAGGGAACAAGAGTTACTGGAAGAAATTGAGCAGaagaaacaaaaatcacaaagcCTGTTGAGTGAACTAAAATCAAATTGCCAAGACATACAAGCTGCCACTGAGAAGCTCAAGGCTGAGCTACAAGCCAAGGAGGTCAACAGTAACCAGTTGTTCATATCTGGAACAAGGGCAAATAAGGAGTTAGTCGGTTTTCAGTCAGCCCTTAAAGACATCAGAGGTAAAAATAGTGTGTCATACTTCAAGTTCACAAGGGACCCCACCACAGAACAGCTGCTGGCTTCATGCACAGCAATTGGCAGAGTGGACCAGGTGGCGTCAGATCTGGCAGACCAGCAGACAAAACATCAGGTGTCAG ACTATTTTAAGTTCTAG